The following DNA comes from Desulfobaculum xiamenense.
TCATCATCCACAAGGCAGGACACGGCCCATTCGGGAACGAACGGCTTCTCGATCATGTCACTTCTCCTGAAAATGGCCCGTCCGACGCGTCAACGCCAATCCGGGCCACAATGAAAAACGGCCCGCGTGGGGCCGTTTGTTATCTACAACCATTCAAACCACTGTTTCCAGCTTCCCTGTGCGCGTTCGCGTTCCAGTTCGGCAGAGTCCTTCTGGAAACGCATGTAGGCCAGTGTCGAGCGCTTCTGCGCGTACTGGGCCACTTCGGGCAGATCCTGGAAATTCTGGGCGATGGCCGTATAGCGCTGCCATGCGGCCCGGAAGCGTTCCGTACGCCAGTAAAAGTCCGCGACATAGACTTCGTGGTCGGCCATGTACTGGCGGCAGGCGACGATGTACGCGGCGGATTCCTTGGCGTACTTGGTGTCGGGGTAGGTTTCCTGAACCCGCTGGAAGTACTCGATGGCCTCGGAGACGTGCTCCAGCGGCTTGTCGATGGAGGTGAACTGCTTGTAACGGCTCTTTCCGATCTGGAAGAGGACGTAGGCAATCTCCTCGTGGCGGGGATGCAGGGACTCGAATTCGCTGTAGGCATCCGCTGCGAGCTCGTAATCCTCGTTCATGAAGTAGGCGTCGCCCAGGGCGAGTTCCGCGGCGGGCGTATAGGGGCTGAACGGATAACGATCCTTGAGCTTCGCGAAGAATCCGGCGGCATCGGCATAATGCTTCTCGGTCATGGCATCCTTGCCAGCCTCGAAGAGCTCCTGCGCCGTGTCCTCCGGCGGCTCGATGAAGTAGGCGTCGAGATAGCCGCAACCCGTCAGCATGACGGTAAGGGACACAGCCGCGATGATGCGAAGTATTGTCTTCATTTTCCTGTCCGGATTGTCGTTGATCTGTCACGCCCGGAAAAACGGACGATGCTGCGCTGATGGAGCGCCAAAGGAATGCGCCCCCTGTCAGGCTTCCTACAGGAGGCGGGGCTTGGCGGTCAAGCCCGTCGTTCGCACGCGCAAAAAAAAGGGTGGCCGACGCACGGCCGGTCCACCCTTCTCTAAAGCCGATCAGGAATATCCCTAGGCGATCTTGGCGCTGATCATTTCCTTGATGCTGCTCTTGGAAACCGCACCGGTCACCTGCTCCAGAACTTCTCCGCCCTTGAACAGGATCAGCGTGGGGATGGCACGGATGCCGTACTTGCTCGGGGTGCCCTGATTCTCGTCGACATTCATCTTCACGACCTTGATCTGGCCCGCGAACTCGTTGGCCAGCTCGTCGACAACGGGACCCATCGCACGGCAGGGGCCACACCAGGGGGCCCAAAAATCAACAAGCACCGGCAGATCGCACTGCAAAACTTCAGCTTCGAAATTGCCGTCAGTCACTTGCGCAGCCATATCGCTTCTCCTTTGCGTTTCAAGGTGATTTCGAAGTTCCGATTCCCGCGGCGCTACCGCGGGCTGCGCCCGGCTCAGGCCGGACCCACGCGATGTGCGGCATTCATGCGCAATCACGCGGCGATTCAGCTTTTCACATTAAGTTGGCCCTTGCGGGCTGTCAAGGAACTCGAAGCTAGCACACAACCCGGAGGTTATTCAACTATTCTGCGGTAGTCCCACGGGACGGCCCTGCCGCGCGGAATGGCCTCCAGATCGAGATCATGGCACCAGCCCGCATTCACGAGCCGTTCACCCATGATGGCGATCATGGCGCCATTGTCGGTGCACAGCCGAAGCGGCGGCAGCACGCAGCGCAGTCCGTGCGTCTCGGCCAGTGTGGTCATGGTGGAACGTATCACGCTGTTGGCGGCCACGCCACCGGCAACCACAAGCGAGCGCACGCCCGCGTCCGCGACGGTCCTGAGTGCCCTTTCCACCTTGATGCGTAGCGCGTCGGCAATGCACCAGTTGTACGAGGAACACACGAGCGAGAATTCGTCCAGCACGCCAGCCTCAGTAAGGATGGTCTCCACGTCCTCGCCCGGCTCCGGCATGCGGGGCAGGCGCAGATGCGGATGGGCCTCCACGTGATTGACCACGGCCGTCTTGACTCCGCTGAAGCTGAAATCAAGATTGTCGTTGTTCACGTAGGGGCGCGGAAACATGGAATGATCCGGCTGCGCGCGGCGACCGAGCATGTCGATGTACTTACCGCCGGGATACGGGAAATTGAACGTCTTGGCGGCCTTGTCGAAGGCCTCACCGGCTGCGTCGTCCAGCGTGCGGCCGAGGACTTCGAATTCCAGCGGCGAGCGGATGAGGTAGGTCTGCGTGTGGCCGCCGGAAACCAGCAGCCCGAGGGCCGGATATTCGAATTCCTGCTCCAGCGCGGGAGCGGTGAGATGCGCCCAAAGGTGATTCACGCCCACAAGGCGCGCTCCGGTGGCCAGCGCAAGCCCTTTGGCGAACGACAGGCCCACCAGCAGGCTGCCCAGCAGCCCCGGCCCGCGCGCCACGGCGATATTGGCAATGTCGTCGGGTCCGATCCCGGCATCGGCCAGCAGTTCATCGAACAGCGGCGCAAGCACGCGCAAATGCTCGCGCGAGGCAAGCTCCGGCACCACGCCACCGAACAGGGCGTGGGCGTCGATCTGCGTGGCTATGCGCTCCGCGACGAGACGGCCCCGGTCCACAAGGGCCAGAGCCGTTTCATCGCAGGACGTTTCAATGCCAAGCGTCAGGCTCACTTCTTCTCCTGATGCTTGAGGTAGATCTGACGGACGGTCTCGACGTCGTTCTTTGAGCCGATGAACAGCGGCACGCGCTGGTGCAGCTCGGTGGGCTGGTAGTCGAGAATGCGGTTGATGCCGTCGGTGGCCATGCCGCCAGCCTGCTCGATGAGCATGGCCATGGGCGCGGCCTCGCACATCAGGCGCAGCTTGCCCTGCCGCTCCCCGTTGTCGAGGATGCGGGAGGGGTACATGAAGATGCCGCCGTAGAGGAGATTGCGGTGGAAATCCGCCACGAGGGAACCGATGTAGCGCGAGGAGTACGGCTTGCCGAGCGCGTTTTCACGGCTCTTGAAGTAGGCCAGCACTTCCTTGGTCGCCGGGTCCCAGGAGTTCCAGTAGGCTTCGTTCACGGAATAGATGCGGCCCTGCTCGGGAATCTTCATGTCCTCGTGGGAGAGCAGGAATTCGCCGACGCTCGGGTCGAGGGTGAAGCCATGCACGCCCTCGCCGGTGGTGTAGACCATCATCGTGGACGAGCCGTAGATGAAGTAGCCGGAGCAGATCTGCTTGTCACAGGTCTGGAGCACTTCGCGCATGGAGGGCGTCTCGCCGTTCTTCTTGAGGGGACGGCGATAGATGGAGAAGATCGTGCCGATGGAGACGTTCACGTCAATGTTCGAGGAGCCGTCGAGCGGATCGAAGATGAGGATGTAGTCGCCACGCGGCAGGTCGCCGGAAATGTGGATGAGATCGCCATTTTCCTCGGAAGCCATGGCGCACAGCACGCCGGAGCGGCGCATGCGGTGGATGAGGACGTTGTTGGCAAATTCGTCGAGCTTGCGGACCTTTTCGCCCTGGACGTTGGTCTCGCCGGTGAAGCCCAGCACGTCCACGAGTCCGGCCTTGGTCACCTCGCGGGAAATGATTTTGGCCGAGAGAATGAGTTCCGTAAGCAGGCTGGTGAACCGCCCCGTTGCCATGGGCGATTTCTTCTGATGCAGAAGCAGGTGTTCGGTAACTGTAACCTGGCTCATCGTAAGCCCTCCTGATGGAGTCGATCGGAATAGAGCGGCTCTTCAATCATAGCTGAATATGTTTTTACAGGCAAAGCAAAGCGTTGTACGAGGCAAGCGCTCTCATTTGCGACCAAAAAGCGAAGGCCGGCATGCCATGCGGCATCCGGCCCGGCGACAGACCGCGGCCGTCGCATCGCATGCCTTTTCAGGCTAGAAAATTTTCCAGAAACTGCTGGTCTCCTCGTCTTCGCCGGAGATGTGCTCCACGGCGTATATGACCTGACGGTCTCCGAGATAGCGTCCCAGCCAATCGAATTGACGTCCGTCGATGCGGATGGTGCCGGAGGACTGTTCCTTGAGCAGCGCATCCCACGGGCGGTCGAACAGCGCCTCGGCGATGCTGCGATCGCTCCCGGCCCACAGCAGGTTGTCCGGGGTGAAGATCATCAGCTCGTCGGGAGACGGGCAGAACTGGGCAAGATTGCGCATGTCGAAATGGACGGCCATGATGCCCGCCAGATCGTTGCCCTTGAACAGCGCCGTGCCAAGGTAGACCTCGGGGCCAAGCGGCGTGGAATCCACGTAGGCACGCAGCTTCCTGTCACGCAGGGCCTCGCCCGTCTCCACGAGCGGAGCGATGTTCAGGGGCTTCATGCTCATGTCGGGACGGCGCATGACAACCTCGCCATCGAGCGTTGCCGCAACGAAGCCGTCAACCCACGGATATTCCGAGAACAGGTTCTCCATCCACTTCTCGTCGGGCAGTCTGTCCTGACGATTCAGGAATATGGAAAGGGATTCCATGTGCTTGTCCACCGGCGTGAAAAGGGCGGACATTTTCTCCTCGCTGGAGCTGTAGTCCTTCTTCTCAAGATCAACCTGGGGATCAACGTTGATGTATTCCTTGTAGTATACCTTGGTCGTCTTCCAGGTTCCCTTGAGCGTTTCACAGCCCTGAAGCATCATTGTGGCGGCAAGGACCGCGCAGGCAAGCACGAGTTTGCGTTTCAAGTTCCAACCCCTTGTAATCGTCATCAAAGCTTTCGGGCCGTGGCCCACATGTCGCCTTTGGGTGGTGTGACAGAAGATACGGCTTTCTTCAAGCGCTATCTGCCCTCCGGTCCGTCCCGGACCGCCCGGGCAAGACAAGGCCGCCTGATCCCACCGGACACAGGCGGCCGCAATTCTTTAGGAATCCGTCACAGCCCTACAGGGCTGCGCGCGCCTCCAGCCGTTCGGCGAGGGCTTCAAGCGTATGCAGCAATTTTTCCTTGCCGGGCAGACCGACCGGGGGCAGATCCTCCTCCGACTCGACCTCGGCAACGGGTTCGCTTTCGTCCGCCGTCGCCTGTCGCGCGGGGCCGCCTCGCAGCCTACCCTTCAGATTGGCGATGATGCCTTCCAGCTCATCGACTTCCTCATCATCGGCGGCTTCGGCCAGCAGTTCATCGTAGATGTCGAGCGCGCCCCGATAGTCGCCCTGCTCCGCAAGCAGATCGGCC
Coding sequences within:
- a CDS encoding outer membrane protein assembly factor BamD; amino-acid sequence: MKTILRIIAAVSLTVMLTGCGYLDAYFIEPPEDTAQELFEAGKDAMTEKHYADAAGFFAKLKDRYPFSPYTPAAELALGDAYFMNEDYELAADAYSEFESLHPRHEEIAYVLFQIGKSRYKQFTSIDKPLEHVSEAIEYFQRVQETYPDTKYAKESAAYIVACRQYMADHEVYVADFYWRTERFRAAWQRYTAIAQNFQDLPEVAQYAQKRSTLAYMRFQKDSAELERERAQGSWKQWFEWL
- the trxA gene encoding thioredoxin, which gives rise to MAAQVTDGNFEAEVLQCDLPVLVDFWAPWCGPCRAMGPVVDELANEFAGQIKVVKMNVDENQGTPSKYGIRAIPTLILFKGGEVLEQVTGAVSKSSIKEMISAKIA
- the tsaD gene encoding tRNA (adenosine(37)-N6)-threonylcarbamoyltransferase complex transferase subunit TsaD; this encodes MSLTLGIETSCDETALALVDRGRLVAERIATQIDAHALFGGVVPELASREHLRVLAPLFDELLADAGIGPDDIANIAVARGPGLLGSLLVGLSFAKGLALATGARLVGVNHLWAHLTAPALEQEFEYPALGLLVSGGHTQTYLIRSPLEFEVLGRTLDDAAGEAFDKAAKTFNFPYPGGKYIDMLGRRAQPDHSMFPRPYVNNDNLDFSFSGVKTAVVNHVEAHPHLRLPRMPEPGEDVETILTEAGVLDEFSLVCSSYNWCIADALRIKVERALRTVADAGVRSLVVAGGVAANSVIRSTMTTLAETHGLRCVLPPLRLCTDNGAMIAIMGERLVNAGWCHDLDLEAIPRGRAVPWDYRRIVE
- the fbp gene encoding class 1 fructose-bisphosphatase encodes the protein MSQVTVTEHLLLHQKKSPMATGRFTSLLTELILSAKIISREVTKAGLVDVLGFTGETNVQGEKVRKLDEFANNVLIHRMRRSGVLCAMASEENGDLIHISGDLPRGDYILIFDPLDGSSNIDVNVSIGTIFSIYRRPLKKNGETPSMREVLQTCDKQICSGYFIYGSSTMMVYTTGEGVHGFTLDPSVGEFLLSHEDMKIPEQGRIYSVNEAYWNSWDPATKEVLAYFKSRENALGKPYSSRYIGSLVADFHRNLLYGGIFMYPSRILDNGERQGKLRLMCEAAPMAMLIEQAGGMATDGINRILDYQPTELHQRVPLFIGSKNDVETVRQIYLKHQEKK